One Bacteroidota bacterium DNA segment encodes these proteins:
- a CDS encoding DUF1801 domain-containing protein translates to MNVKGQIKEYITAQPESKQSDMQALHSIIQKLMPACKLWFLDGKNSENKVVSNPNIGYGSYTIKYADGKTREFYQIGLSANTTGISVYIMGINDKTYLTKTYGEKIGKASVTGYCIKFKTLKDINIEILEAAIRFGFEATS, encoded by the coding sequence CTCAGCCTGAATCTAAACAAAGTGACATGCAAGCCTTGCACAGCATCATTCAGAAATTAATGCCGGCATGTAAATTATGGTTCCTCGATGGTAAAAATTCTGAAAATAAAGTGGTTTCTAATCCGAACATAGGATATGGATCCTACACCATAAAATATGCTGATGGAAAAACCAGAGAGTTTTATCAAATTGGTTTGAGTGCTAACACAACCGGAATTTCTGTCTATATAATGGGTATCAATGATAAGACATATTTAACCAAAACGTATGGGGAAAAAATAGGCAAGGCGAGCGTGACCGGGTATTGCATTAAGTTCAAAACGCTGAAAGATATAAACATTGAAATACTTGAAGCGGCAATACGTTTTGGTTTTGAGGCTACGAGCTAA